The genomic interval TCGACGGAATGTAAAGAATACTTCCGACCCGAATGCGCCGCACGTTTCGAATATTGTTCGCCAGAATAATGTCGCTCGTACGCAGCCGGAAACGCCGGGCAATCCGGCCGACGGTATCCCCCCTTCGGACCCGATACCAACGAAGCCGTTTTTGTTGAGCATGCAATTCCTTCTCAGGAATTTTAGCGAAAAGAGCCGCTGCATTTATATCCTTTGGCAGGCGTAATTTGTATCCTTTCGGCAGATACTTATTGTCGATATAAACCGGTGGACGGAGAGCCGGATTAAATTGTCGAATCACGTCCTTTGACAATCCGAAATAATGTACAAATGTGCTCATCGAAATATAGGCCGGCAGTTTAAATTCCTGAAACTGGATGGGGGGATCGTAAATCACCGGACCCAAATATTTTTCGTAGCTTTCAACCACTTTTAGCGCAGCCAAAAATTCCGTGTAAAAATTGCGGGAGGCAAACTTAAATTTTCGGCTTCGGTATTTCTGAACAATCACCGCGATGTCATCGGTGTGTAAGATTCGCTTTGCACGTTTCATGCCCTGCAGGCCGTGATTGTAGGCCGTAATGGCCAGCGGCCAATTCCCGAGCTCATTATAATTCTTTTGCAGCAGCTCCGCTGCGGCGTGCGTGGCAAGAATCGGATCGAGGCGTTCATCCACCTCGTAGGAGATCTTCAGGAAAAGCCGTCCCGTATGGCGGGTAAATTGCCAGATACCGGCGGCTCCGACTTTGGAATAGGCCTGATAATTAAAGGAGGATTCCACGTGCGGAATGGCCGTGAGGCCCTCCGGCAATCCCATGTCACGGAACACCTTTTTCATGTAGATCAAATACCGGCCAGAAAGCTGAACGCCCTTGCGGAAGCGTTCTTTTTGTCCCCGCTGGGCCCGGACCCTTCTGGAGGCCGCCCGATAAAGACTGTGATCCCGTTTTTCCCCCCAGGCCTCAAAGGCCTTTTTCTGATCCCCTTTTAGATGATTAAAATTTGTTCGGTGAGAAGCCAGCTGCCGCAAGATAGACTTCCAGTGCCGCACGCGTCTTTTCACGTAGCGCCGCATGGTCCGGTAGCTGACTTTTCTGTTGCCCACCGCATCCCGAATATCGAAAACCTCGTAAATCACCGATAAATTCCGGGAGTCGTGAATGACATGCTGGTTTAAAGAGTACTTAGAATACACATTCACCCAAAAGTTAACCTGAGGTTCAAGTGCCTTGGGGACGGGAAACAAATTGGTGTCGTGTACAAAATGAAGATCCTCCCGGTCGGCAATGCGGGTATCCGCCGTGAGAACCGGATGCAGGAGGAAAATACTAACAAGGCCACATAAAATAATTCTTCGGATCATTCAAACCTCAGGTACTTTTGAATTCAATTGATGAAAAACGCCCGGAAAGAGTCCGCACAAAACAACTTCCCCTCGCCCGGCAATTCAGGCCGCCCTCTTTTTTTATCGGCCAAAAAAGCCCTTAAGTCAAATCGAAAAAACTCACGGGCAGATTCTCCTAAAAAAGAGTCGCCGATGCAATCACTCTGTTTCCCCCAATCCCGCTTTAGGTTGACGCCAATGGCCAGAGTCGACTTGACTAAAAGTCCCCGCTGCAAAGGCAAGCCCCAGCGATTACCGGATGACATTAACCGCCGGCCCGTTTTTCCGCCAATGCGATTCGCTTTTTTATCGAGGGATGGCTGTAAAATAAAAACTCCACCACGGGATGGGGTTCTTTGTCGCTCAGATTCAGCCTTGAAAGCTTGTCCATGGCCGAAATGAAATCCGCGGGTTTTTGTGTCAGATCCAGGGCGAATGTATCCGCCTGAACCTCAAACCGCCGTGAGACCGCGTTTTGAACCGGCATCACAATCAAATTGTAGAGCATAAACAGGAGAAAAAACAACGGCAGGGCTTCAATCTGATCAACAGAAATGTAGCCCAGTCGGTGAACCGCCCACCGGTACAAAACGGCAGTCAGGAACAGACCCGCGAAAATCACAAAAAAACTTAAGACCAGCCCTTTTTTAATATGCCCCCGCTTGTAATGGCCCAGTTCGTGGGCAAAAACGACCTCAATTTCATCCGGTGTAAACTTTTCAAGAAGTGTATCGCTCAGAATAATTCGCTTCGTTTTCCCCAGGCCCGTAAAAGCGGCATTCGCCTTTTTAGTGGTTTTGCTCAAATTGAATGAAAAAATAGCCGACACCTGAACACCCACCTTTTCGCAAAGCGCCAGAATTTTTTTCTTTAATTCCTCATTTTCAACGGGGCGAAATTTGTAAAAGAGAGGAAAAATCAGAATCGGGGCCAATTGGGCCAGGACAACCGAAAATAGAAAAATAATGAATCCGACGGGCACCCACCACCAAACCGGAAATGCTCTGAGAAAAGAGTAAAGCACGATCACAAGGGGCAGAAAAATCAAAAGTCCTACCAAAACGCCTTTTACCCCTTCCCAAACCCATTGAAAGAACGTCTGATTGGAGAGCCCATATTTGTGCTCCAGAATGAATCCGGAATACACTTCAAGCGGGGATAGAATCAGCCAATTTCCAAACCCGACCAGTAACACAAAAACAATTAATTTCGCGTAAGGAGCGGTTGTCACTCCGTCTGACACTTTTCCCAGCCACAGGCTTCCTCCGGCAAAAATAAGCAGTAAAAAATAGATTAGGGTCAGTGCATAGTCAATCAGGCTCAGAACGAGGTGGGTACGCGTGTAGGCTTTGGGAAGATTTTTTTCTTCCTTTCGGCTTTTGCGAGAAGAAAGTACAGCTGCACCGGTTTCCACTTTAAAACTCCGAAAAAAGCACACCACACACTAAAATCGATCAACAAATTATCATTAATAATAAGAAATTGAATGGCGATTTGCAAGAGGAATGTACGCAACCCGGAATTTTAATTGGCTGTGCAGAAAAAGGGGTGACTAAATCCCCCTTTGCGAAAAAAGTACGAGTTCTCCCCGCCGGGTAAATCTAATTCTTTGAGCAGGAGGATTCTTTCCAAATGATTCGTTCGGCGGAATTCTCCGCTGGAGGGAGGCCCGTGCTAATTTTCCGATGTTTCCATTTGCTTAAGTATTTGCCGAACCTGTTGAACAATATTTGAAATATCTGATCTCTCGCCGGATCGCATAATCCTTTCCAGCACCCGAACAGGAATCGATTGGAAGGCGTCCACAATCCTGGGATCAAATTGCTTTCCGGCTTCTGCCTGAATAATTTCTCTCGCTTTTTCGAGGGAGCGCGCCTCCTGGTAAACCCGGCTGCTGGTAATGGCATCAAAGGTATCGGCCACTGCGAAAATACGAGCACCCAACGGAATCTCCTCTCCGGCCAATCCTTCCGGGTACCCCTTTCCATCCCAACGCTCGTGATGATACCGGACGACATCTAAAGCCGGCTTCAGGAACTTGATTCCCTTTAACATATGATATCCGATGAGCGTATGCTGGCGCATAATGGACCACTCTTCATCGCTCAGGGATCCGGGCTTCAATAAAATGCTGTCGGGGATTCCGATTTTGCCCACATCGTGCAGCAGGGCTCCGCGGGTAATTCCAAGTAAAAGCGTCCCCCTTACCCGAAGTTTGGTGGCCAAAACACGGGTGTATTCCACAACCCGCTTCGAGTGTCCGCCGGTGCTTTTCTCCCGTACATCCAGAGCGGTAATGAGTGCCTCAAGGGTTTTCTGGTAAGTGGACTCAATTTCTTCGTAGGCCCGCAGCAGCTCCAGTGTGCGTTCGCGGACCTTCGACTCCAATTTCTCCTGATACTTTCGCTTCTGCATCAAGAGAGATTTTCGCTCCAGTGCCCGTTCAACCGCAATCCGGATTTCTTCTGTATCAAACGGCTTAATAATATAATCGTACGCACCCAGGCGCAAACAATCCACCGCTTCTTTTGTATCATCCACCCCGGTAATCATCAGGACGGCCATGTTGGGATCTTCACTCAGCATTTGCTTGAGAAGCCATTTTCCATCATAATCGGGCATTTTCACATCGGTCACCACAATGTCAAACTTTTCTTTCTGAAAGAGCATCAGGGCATCATGCGCATTTGCAGCAACCGATACGTCATAGTTTTTTCGCCTGAAATAGCGTCCCATCAAATCGCGAATGATTGTTTCATCATCCACAATTAGGATTTTTTTGGATTGGCTCATGGATTATTCTCCGAAAATATATTTAAAATAAGTGTTTTCAGATCATTCATATCAAACGGTTTAATCAAATAGGGCAGTCTATTTTTTTTAAAAAACCGCTGCGTTTCATCAGAAATTGCGTCTCCTGTCATAAAAATAATTCGCGAAACCAATTCGGGTGATTTTTTCTTTAAATGCGCAAAAAAACTTTCGCCGTCCATTTCCGGCATCCTGAGGTCCGCCAGAATTAAATCAAATGAATCCGATTCCAATTTTTCAAGCGCTTTTCGCCCATTCTCGGCGGTCTCAATCCGATTACCGGTTTTGCCATAAATAAGCCGTAACAGCGAGAGAATTACTTCTTCATCGTCAACAATTAGAATTTTCTTGTCCTTTATTGCCGGATGAAATGGTTTTTTCTCCAAGCCATCTCCGACGGGCACGGTCTCTTCCAGATACGGAAATACCAGGGTAAAAACAGCTCCTTTTCCGGGCTCGCTTTGCACGGCTATTTTTCCGCCATGTTCGTGCACAATTCCAAATGAAACAGAAAGACCGAGTCCCGTGCCCTTGCCCACGTCTTTTGTTGTAAAAAAGGGATCAAAAATCTTGGGCAATATTTCAGAAGGGATTCCAGGCCCGTCATCCTCGACGATTATTTCAACGAATGTACCGACCACGCGGGTCGTGAATGTAATGATTCCGGACTGTTTTTGGCTCAGGATAGCCTGAGAGGCATTGTTGATCAGATTAATAAAGACCTGCTGAAGCTGGAAAAAATCGGCCATAATAAAGGGCAGGTTTTTCCCGAAGTTTCGGACAAATGTAACCCCTTTTCTTTTTAGATCATATTCCACCAATTCAATGGTTTTCTCAATGATAAAATTAATGTCCTGGGGCTCTTTTTTAAATTCTGTCTGGCGCGCAAAGGTAAGGAGATTCCGGACGATTTTTCGGGAACGCTCCGCCTCCTGTTTAATAACAGTAAGATCCCTTCTGACGGTTTCCGGTAATTCCGATTCCTCAAGAAGCAAATCCGCAAAGCCCAATACACCTGTGAGCGGGTTGTTCAATTCGTGAGCCACGCCGGCAATAATTTCGCCCAGCGTAGCCAATTTTTCTCTCTGAAAAATTTCTTTTTGCATGGCCAGCTTCTGAGTTACATCTTCAACGATATGAATGGTGCCGGTAATGGCCTGATTTTCATCCAGAAGCGGGTAGCAAATCACCTCAAATTGCCGTCCGTCACCAAA from Calditrichota bacterium carries:
- a CDS encoding transglycosylase SLT domain-containing protein — protein: MIRRIILCGLVSIFLLHPVLTADTRIADREDLHFVHDTNLFPVPKALEPQVNFWVNVYSKYSLNQHVIHDSRNLSVIYEVFDIRDAVGNRKVSYRTMRRYVKRRVRHWKSILRQLASHRTNFNHLKGDQKKAFEAWGEKRDHSLYRAASRRVRAQRGQKERFRKGVQLSGRYLIYMKKVFRDMGLPEGLTAIPHVESSFNYQAYSKVGAAGIWQFTRHTGRLFLKISYEVDERLDPILATHAAAELLQKNYNELGNWPLAITAYNHGLQGMKRAKRILHTDDIAVIVQKYRSRKFKFASRNFYTEFLAALKVVESYEKYLGPVIYDPPIQFQEFKLPAYISMSTFVHYFGLSKDVIRQFNPALRPPVYIDNKYLPKGYKLRLPKDINAAALFAKIPEKELHAQQKRLRWYRVRRGDTVGRIARRFRLRTSDIILANNIRNVRRIRVGSILYIPSRYETSRRTPFRKRVAVKRKKPVKAITEKADTLLTRTAIRKKAAPSPNVLVANNDSSNFYGPFLDEQPVPARASIDTVGRTLPTYEVRLIKHSAPVTGWIRVEPGETLGHYADWLGIPTQRVRRWNGLSYGQYLQIGQRIKLRFEAVSAADFEEKRLEYHRSIEEDFFQNYEIVGTQIHKVRRGENIWYLCNSVFDLPYWLVKSYNGNRNLFQLHPGDEIVIPKVESKNPDEEVSQSE
- a CDS encoding M48 family metallopeptidase, translating into METGAAVLSSRKSRKEEKNLPKAYTRTHLVLSLIDYALTLIYFLLLIFAGGSLWLGKVSDGVTTAPYAKLIVFVLLVGFGNWLILSPLEVYSGFILEHKYGLSNQTFFQWVWEGVKGVLVGLLIFLPLVIVLYSFLRAFPVWWWVPVGFIIFLFSVVLAQLAPILIFPLFYKFRPVENEELKKKILALCEKVGVQVSAIFSFNLSKTTKKANAAFTGLGKTKRIILSDTLLEKFTPDEIEVVFAHELGHYKRGHIKKGLVLSFFVIFAGLFLTAVLYRWAVHRLGYISVDQIEALPLFFLLFMLYNLIVMPVQNAVSRRFEVQADTFALDLTQKPADFISAMDKLSRLNLSDKEPHPVVEFLFYSHPSIKKRIALAEKRAGG
- a CDS encoding response regulator, yielding MSQSKKILIVDDETIIRDLMGRYFRRKNYDVSVAANAHDALMLFQKEKFDIVVTDVKMPDYDGKWLLKQMLSEDPNMAVLMITGVDDTKEAVDCLRLGAYDYIIKPFDTEEIRIAVERALERKSLLMQKRKYQEKLESKVRERTLELLRAYEEIESTYQKTLEALITALDVREKSTGGHSKRVVEYTRVLATKLRVRGTLLLGITRGALLHDVGKIGIPDSILLKPGSLSDEEWSIMRQHTLIGYHMLKGIKFLKPALDVVRYHHERWDGKGYPEGLAGEEIPLGARIFAVADTFDAITSSRVYQEARSLEKAREIIQAEAGKQFDPRIVDAFQSIPVRVLERIMRSGERSDISNIVQQVRQILKQMETSEN